A genomic stretch from Bradyrhizobium sp. 195 includes:
- a CDS encoding AAA family ATPase produces the protein MAVRSNIVGIDSPEALEKALRAAYYLADEGLATSAYLGLALGKPLLLEGAPGVGKTEAAKAIAAVLGRRLIRLQCYEGIDASAALYEWNYPRQMLAIRQAGDENIDIYGETFLIERPMLAALRAPDSTVLLIDEIDRADQEFEAFLLEFLSDFQISIPERGTVRATERPVVVLTSNRTRDLHEALRRRCVYHWIDYPSAEREARIIMMRASSVAEATARAVVAAVEKLRREPLSKAPGIAEAVDWAEAATLLHKGGARWPDAFKRSIGVALKDEEDLHFISPRLDAMLAEATA, from the coding sequence GTGGCGGTTCGCAGCAACATCGTCGGCATCGACAGCCCGGAGGCGCTGGAGAAGGCGCTTCGGGCGGCCTATTACCTCGCCGATGAAGGCCTTGCGACATCAGCCTATCTTGGCCTCGCGCTCGGCAAGCCGCTGCTGCTGGAAGGTGCGCCGGGTGTCGGCAAGACCGAGGCGGCAAAAGCGATCGCCGCCGTGCTCGGCCGCCGCCTGATCCGCCTGCAATGCTACGAGGGCATCGACGCGTCTGCCGCACTCTATGAGTGGAACTACCCGCGCCAGATGCTGGCGATCCGCCAGGCCGGTGACGAGAACATCGATATCTACGGCGAGACCTTCCTGATCGAGCGGCCGATGCTGGCCGCGCTGCGCGCGCCTGATTCCACCGTGCTGCTGATCGACGAAATCGACCGTGCCGATCAGGAGTTCGAGGCCTTCCTGCTCGAATTTCTCTCCGACTTCCAGATCTCCATTCCCGAGCGCGGTACGGTTCGCGCGACGGAACGCCCGGTCGTGGTCCTCACGTCGAACCGGACGCGCGATCTGCACGAGGCGCTGCGCCGCCGCTGCGTCTATCACTGGATCGACTATCCCAGCGCCGAGCGGGAAGCACGGATCATCATGATGCGCGCCTCCAGCGTCGCCGAGGCCACCGCCCGCGCCGTCGTCGCAGCCGTCGAGAAGTTGCGGCGCGAACCCCTGAGCAAGGCGCCCGGTATCGCCGAGGCTGTCGACTGGGCCGAAGCCGCGACGCTACTGCACAAGGGCGGCGCGCGCTGGCCGGACGCGTTCAAGCGCTCGATCGGCGTGGCGCTCAAGGACGAAGAGGATCTGCATTTCATCTCGCCGCGGCTCGATGCCATGCTCGCGGAGGCGACCGCATGA